Proteins co-encoded in one Prosthecobacter debontii genomic window:
- a CDS encoding oxygen-dependent tRNA uridine(34) hydroxylase TrhO — protein MPETAAPVITNIAAYKFATLTDLKSLRERLVTQCRAWGLKGTILLSTEGINLFVAGPAAEIELLLADLRAIEGLEGLMPKYSESDEQPFRRMLVRIKKEIIAFGVEGIEPAKYTSPRMEARTLKQWLDEGRPITLLDTRNDYEVKLGTFKNAHIIGVDHFRDFPEAVRKLPEELKNQPIVTFCTGGIRCEKAAPFMEREGFQQVWQLEGGILKYFEEVGGDYYDGECFVFDQRVGVDPALAETESTQCFVCQTPLSEEDQKDRRYEAHVSCPYCYKTTEEQMKESIAVRHEQIRLLTTPLPGSVPYDHEQPLNVPQSCDGLTLLDTLATVLPHVPRMELLMRFENQRILNQDHQPVPPHQVVRAGERYLRLIPALVEPEVNLDIRILHEDEAVIVLEKPAPLPMHAGGRFNRNTLQYILHQVYEPQKPRPCHRLDANTTGLVIVARTRHFAGQVQRQFSRGEVEKVYLARVQGHPEQDSFSCEAPISDVPGALGSREVDEEQGREARTEFRVLRRDADGSALLEARPITGRTNQIRIHLWQLGFPIVGDPVYLSGGQVGDTQTLDTEAAPLCLHAWKVTFTHPMQKQRVAFETALPTWA, from the coding sequence ATGCCTGAGACTGCTGCCCCTGTCATCACCAACATCGCCGCCTACAAGTTCGCCACGCTGACGGACCTGAAGTCTCTGCGCGAGCGTTTGGTCACTCAATGCCGTGCCTGGGGCCTGAAGGGAACGATCCTGCTGAGCACGGAGGGGATCAATCTTTTCGTGGCAGGACCGGCCGCTGAGATCGAGTTGCTGCTAGCCGACCTGCGCGCCATTGAGGGGCTGGAAGGTCTGATGCCGAAGTACAGTGAGAGTGACGAGCAGCCCTTCCGCCGCATGCTGGTGCGCATCAAGAAGGAGATCATCGCCTTTGGCGTGGAGGGGATCGAGCCTGCAAAATACACCTCGCCACGGATGGAGGCACGGACGCTGAAGCAGTGGCTGGATGAGGGGCGGCCCATCACGCTGCTGGATACCCGCAACGATTACGAGGTGAAGCTGGGCACCTTTAAAAATGCCCACATCATTGGGGTGGATCACTTTCGCGATTTCCCCGAAGCGGTGCGCAAGCTGCCGGAAGAACTGAAGAACCAGCCCATCGTCACCTTCTGCACCGGAGGCATTCGCTGTGAAAAGGCGGCCCCTTTCATGGAGCGTGAGGGCTTTCAGCAGGTGTGGCAGCTGGAGGGCGGCATCTTGAAATACTTCGAGGAGGTCGGGGGGGATTATTATGATGGCGAGTGCTTTGTCTTCGATCAACGCGTGGGGGTCGATCCAGCTCTGGCGGAGACGGAATCCACGCAGTGTTTTGTCTGTCAGACACCACTGAGTGAAGAGGATCAGAAGGATCGCCGCTATGAGGCGCATGTGTCCTGCCCCTACTGCTACAAGACGACCGAGGAGCAGATGAAGGAAAGCATCGCGGTGCGGCATGAGCAGATCCGTCTGCTGACCACGCCGCTGCCGGGCAGCGTGCCCTATGACCATGAACAGCCGCTGAATGTGCCTCAGTCCTGCGATGGCCTGACGCTGCTGGATACCCTGGCGACGGTGCTGCCGCATGTGCCACGCATGGAGTTGCTGATGCGTTTTGAAAATCAGCGTATTCTCAATCAGGATCACCAGCCCGTGCCTCCGCATCAGGTGGTGCGTGCGGGTGAGCGCTACCTGCGCCTGATCCCTGCGCTGGTGGAGCCTGAGGTGAATTTGGATATCCGGATCCTGCATGAGGATGAGGCGGTGATCGTGCTGGAGAAACCGGCCCCGCTGCCCATGCATGCCGGGGGACGCTTCAATCGCAACACGCTGCAATACATCCTGCATCAGGTGTATGAGCCGCAGAAACCACGCCCCTGCCATCGCCTGGATGCGAATACCACGGGCCTCGTCATCGTAGCGCGGACACGTCACTTTGCCGGACAGGTGCAGCGGCAGTTTTCCCGAGGTGAGGTGGAAAAGGTCTATCTGGCCCGTGTTCAGGGACATCCAGAGCAGGACAGCTTTTCCTGCGAGGCACCCATCAGCGATGTACCGGGGGCACTGGGAAGTCGGGAGGTGGATGAGGAGCAGGGGCGGGAAGCCCGCACGGAGTTCCGTGTCCTGCGCCGAGATGCGGATGGCTCCGCGCTGCTGGAAGCTCGTCCCATCACTGGCCGAACCAACCAGATTCGCATTCATCTCTGGCAGCTCGGTTTCCCCATCGTGGGAGATCCGGTCTATCTGTCAGGCGGGCAGGTGGGGGATACCCAGACGCTGGATACCGAGGCAGCACCGCTCTGCCTGCATGCTTGGA
- a CDS encoding NAD(+)/NADH kinase, which translates to MPQRIALFGGSFNPPGLHHRVIAQRLAREFDEVRVIPCGPRPDKPVTDSIPPVYRATLADLTFGDLPRVTVDLFDLEQATFTRNWDLQKRYESLGEVWHVVGGDLVSGGALGKSLIQRTWAHGPELWQSAHFAILTRPGYTIDRADLPPQSHVIVLEEPGSSTLIRDHLVHGQNVAHFLAPRAHEYIQRYGLYRAPNPSSWARQSLSGQSYAIQADNHNAKAQGWLAEIGPGTEDKPDFITVLGGDGAMLRCIRERWRERRPFFGINAGHLGFLMNAPEQAFSSSFPPADVILRQLPMLYLEVEDRQGRVQEAYGFNDAWLERSTSQSSWLQVWVNGVERIPKLISDGALVATAAGSTAYARSMGASPLLADTPAWLLVGSNVMEPSQWRSALLSVDTTVELRNLSPEHRPVEAFVDGLSLGEVVSFRARISRAACAEVAFCASHDMAEKIAAIQFHRPQVG; encoded by the coding sequence ATGCCCCAGCGCATTGCCCTCTTCGGAGGCAGCTTCAATCCTCCCGGCCTTCACCATCGAGTCATCGCGCAGCGACTCGCACGCGAGTTCGATGAAGTGCGCGTCATCCCCTGCGGCCCGCGCCCGGACAAGCCCGTCACGGATTCCATCCCGCCCGTTTACCGCGCCACGCTGGCCGATCTCACCTTTGGCGACCTGCCCCGCGTCACTGTGGATCTCTTCGATCTCGAACAGGCCACCTTCACCCGCAACTGGGACCTGCAAAAGCGCTATGAAAGCCTGGGCGAAGTCTGGCATGTCGTCGGAGGTGACCTCGTCAGCGGCGGCGCTCTCGGCAAGTCACTCATCCAGCGCACCTGGGCCCACGGACCCGAGCTGTGGCAGAGCGCCCACTTCGCCATCCTTACCCGTCCCGGCTACACCATTGATCGGGCCGATCTCCCGCCCCAATCGCATGTCATTGTCCTTGAGGAACCCGGCTCCAGCACCCTCATCCGAGATCACCTCGTCCATGGGCAAAACGTGGCCCACTTTCTAGCCCCGCGGGCCCATGAATACATCCAGCGCTACGGTCTCTACCGCGCGCCGAATCCCAGCAGTTGGGCTCGCCAAAGCCTCAGCGGCCAGAGCTACGCCATCCAGGCCGATAACCACAATGCCAAAGCCCAGGGCTGGCTGGCCGAGATCGGTCCAGGCACCGAGGATAAACCCGACTTCATCACCGTCCTCGGCGGCGATGGGGCCATGCTCCGCTGCATCCGCGAACGCTGGCGTGAGCGCCGCCCCTTTTTCGGCATCAATGCCGGCCACCTCGGCTTTCTCATGAACGCCCCCGAGCAGGCCTTCAGTTCCTCATTCCCGCCTGCCGATGTCATCCTACGTCAGCTCCCCATGCTGTATCTGGAGGTCGAAGATCGCCAGGGCCGCGTGCAGGAGGCCTATGGATTCAACGACGCCTGGCTGGAGCGTTCCACCAGCCAGAGTTCCTGGCTGCAAGTCTGGGTCAATGGCGTTGAGCGCATTCCCAAGCTCATCAGCGATGGTGCCCTCGTCGCCACCGCTGCTGGTTCCACCGCTTACGCACGCAGCATGGGTGCCAGCCCCCTCCTGGCCGATACCCCCGCTTGGTTATTGGTCGGCTCCAATGTCATGGAGCCTTCCCAGTGGCGCAGCGCCCTGCTCTCCGTGGATACCACCGTGGAACTGCGCAATCTCAGCCCCGAACACCGTCCCGTCGAAGCCTTCGTGGATGGCCTCAGCCTCGGTGAAGTCGTCTCCTTCCGGGCCCGCATCAGCCGCGCCGCCTGCGCCGAAGTCGCCTTCTGCGCCAGCCACGACATGGCCGAAAAAATCGCCGCCATCCAGTTCCACCGCCCTCAGGTGGGGTGA